TCAGTCCAAAGTCTCCAACTTTCAAATGATCAGCACTGGAGTTGACCAAAAGCACATTcctgacaaaaaaaaaaaggaatattaTAACATGAAAAGTCGATGCAATTCAAAGTTTTCAACCATggaagaaaagggaaaagaattCAACTAATGAGGAAGATTTTTGTGCTTTCAGAAGGCCAAGTTCATTAACCCTTCCAAATTTGAAGGAAATATCCCCAACATAAGCACGCACGCAGTCTATGAAATGCATAGAATCCTCAAAAAATAGCTAGTTGAAGAAAAACCAGGATTACTTGCTCAGCAAAACTGAAATAGAAACCGACTTGCCTTGGTTTTAGATCTCGATGAATTATAACATTTGGCTCATTGTGAAGATAAGCCATACCCCTGGCCACAATCATAAAATCCAGATTAGCAAAATAGCCGTACATATGAGAGAAAATTAAATGCTATCACATAGCCAACACATGTTCTGCGGAGTAACTCCCAGTCAAAAGGACgtgaagttagaaaaataaaaaccaaagaaaacaaatgattttatcCTAATTAAAAAAGTAACGTGATTTACGATACAGTTCTGCATTTTCTCACTCTTTTACTCCAAGGTTTACTCTGATACAAGAGCAGGACACATAGCGCTGCACCGACTATACAACTTAGCCTAGAAACATTCTTATATACCTCGCAATGTCCAAAGCAAAGCTGACGGCTGTTGATGCACTAAGCGAACCCTTTTCCTTGAGATACTGGTGAAGATCACCCtgtaataaaacataatatagaTTAAAGAAAGAGTAATTAGAGCAAAAGTTTCAAAACTCTAAAGAGAAACTGGATTGAGAAACATATATACATTCACATACCCCTTTTAAATACTCAGTAATTAACATAAGGGGCTTCTTGTCAGTGACAGCTCCAAGGAATTGAACTATATTAGGATGGCGGAGCTTTACAAGCAAATTCACTTCATGCCGGAAATCCTGACTGAACCAGCAGAGCAGAAAACACACAAGTTGCCTTCTTAATTCAGTAAAAAATCAGGATAGATAGGAAATTAATCATGCTACAACAAGCATCAAATTAACCTGGTAACATATGGGAGtttctttcaaaaattgaagctaATTACAAGAAGGAGATGCATGTGTCACTAAAGAAAATGTTTCATGCCTTCTTCTGTGAACTCAAATCGGTTTATCTTTTCCTTCGGCTGCTTTTCATTGTCAATTAGAACATATTCACCTTTTCAGCATAGGACACAAACCAAAGAAGGAAACTTTTATGGGAAAGAGCTTTGGATGCAAACTATAGagatacattcaaaacatcgcGGGCTTACATAACCAATCTATCATCTGAAAGTGATGGAAGAATGCGTTTGACAGCTACAGGTGTTCCTCGCCAACTGGCTTTTAAAATCTCACCAAATGACCCCTGGCAATATGAGATATAATTAGAGAAAGCACATATTCCAGATACTTGCATGCTGACTTGCTTACAACCAGAAATTACGGAGCTTACATATGAACTCAAGTTCGAAACTGGCAAATGGAACTTACACATCAGAGAGACACGCCAacaatctaaaccatttgaagAAGTTTGATAGCTAGTTCAAACTTACATTAGCCCAAAAAACATAATCTCAGGTATGAGCTTTTATAGTAATCAATCTTTCTACTAAGCAGAAAAGGACATATACATTCAGCCATCTCTGTGTACAGGGAGATGATATCATACTTCTAAAGACCACTTCATGATAAGGGCCAATTTTGATGTAAATGTCCATGATGATTGTCAAATTCAGACATAGTAAATCTTGATTTCATCAAATGGTTACTATCTTTCAATGGAGAAGATTACAATTATGCTAGTCATAAGGTCTTTATTATTTCCTTTCTTGCCACACACCACATGTCTACATCCATGATAAACCCTCTGATTTATCTAAGAATCACAGGCACTTCAGACACCAAAAATGATAGAAGACATTAGTCTTAGTTATGATAAGAATTATGGCTTTGCTTGGTTGGGAGGATCACAAGGAGGAAGGAAAAAGTTTTATTCCAATGCTTAAGCTACAAAGTTGAGAAGTGGTTCTGAAACCTaacaattagataaaaatttctAGGTTTCTCATTCTCCATCCTCTTTACCAAGCAAAGCCAAAAACCAAGGTAGATGCATcatgcaaaaataaaacaaccagTTTTTCTCAAAATCGCTTTACACTTAAAAGCAATTCGCATGCATGCAAGCGGGCTTTGTTCTGCTCCGCAAGTTAGCAATAGTAAGAAATTGAAATCACACCTTTCCTATGATATTTGAACTAGAGAAGTCCAGCTCAGAAGGGTCAACTTCCCAGTCACACTTGTTTGGTAGAGGGGGCAGAACCGGCTTTGGTTCAAAGTGGCTTCCACTTTGGCCCTGCAACAAATagaattttaacttaaaactcACAAGAGAAGTTAGAATGCAAAACTAACAAGGTCTTAATTACAAGTATTTCTACTAGCTCAAAAATCAATCAGATTATAAGAGAGAATTAACAAGCACTATTAAGAGCCAAAAGCAGGGTCCATTTCACTTTTTAAGGAAACTGTTCATGAAttacttaaaacaaaaataaaagttatcaGATCAATGGATATGAATCACTTTAAACAACGTTCTGACCAAACAGCCACATCCAATATGACGTCCTTCCAggctttcaaaaaataataattcttaaaaataaaacaatccaTAATATCAACCATCAAGTCAGCCACAATATATAGGTCCTCAGTCTTAGAACCAAGTATGAAATGTATAAATgtggaccaaaatgaaacatAAACTGGATACAGTCAGAGTAATCGCATAAAATCAAAGTGTCATTCCCCGCAAATAATCATTCATCACACGATCAAGGTTTATTACAACGAATAATGCGATTAAGAGAGCATGTATTTTGAGAAGTCCTTTAAATTTAGACtaaatatcaaaagaaaatagttCGCAAAATACTCTAATGGAAAACTGCAAAACAAAATTCTGAACTTACGTAAGATAATCCACCATTTGACTTCAATAGTTCAATcatattatgttttttagctcCTTCTGCATCAGCTAAAGGCTATCATCATCAAGCGAACAAAAATCGAATCAACAAAATTCAGGTTAAATCCATATTAGAACATTGAAAACGAAAGAAAGCCTTTAAAGCGGCACCGTATTCTTCCAGCGATCTTGGGAGTTGACATCGGCACCATATTCAAGGAGGCACTTGGCGACGTCGATCCAGCCGTGGAGCGAAGCAACGTGGAGAGGCGTACGGCTGTCGTAATCTCTAGCGTTGACCAAAGCCCGAtcttcctcgagaagcttgcgGACAGCGCCGGCGTCGTTTTGGTGCGCATGCCACAGTATCATCGACGTGCGGCTCACTCTTGccttctcttttttcttgtCTGCTGACGATGTGGTGCTCACCCTCCCGCTCGATCCACTCGCCGCCAATTCTCCGTCGGATGTGCCGGAGTTCATGGTCAACGATCTAACTTTTTTCCGGATCGgaaatgtttgtttgtttgtttgtttgtttttttgtgtGGCTTATATTTTCTGGTGCGGTTTGGGCGGAGtcaatgtaaaaataataaaataataataaaacttctTCTTTTGGAGTGGACCGATCTATTTTCAGTTTTCCATACTAAAATTAGAAGCTGTGCCTATGATCATAAATTGCAGTCACATATTGTTCGGATAAAATACTGGGGgtcatattatttaatatgatattaGGGACCATATTATCTccataatttcttcaaaaatattttaataaaaatatttttgttgcagttataattttgttgtatatataaaatctatatgAAAAATAAGGAAACAAAAATCATTTCAGGACAATCAAAATGAGTTGAATAGAAAGAAGGATTAGTTACACTATACAGTCTCGAaattatggtttaatttttaatcagtTCTCgaacattaaaatatttgttagtGTAGTCCTTAGCTTATTGTATTAAAGCATCTCTAAGACAcaaatcaaattgtaaatttttcacatgtaaagttcaaatttaacatgccttcaaatttattaatgcTAACTACTATCttctttttaacatattcaatcaaaagtttaaaatttactttgtatgaaattcaaattgcatttaatagttaaatcgacaattattaaggaaaaaacttgattgataaattaatatgtgAATTCGAGCTCACTGAAACCCgtttatcttcctatttaaaagttaaaagggATCATAGATAATTCTAATCATTGtatcaaaatgataattttgaacTATACCTATTCTTCTTGTCCGATAAAACCAAGTTTAGATGAGAATATAATTCTAAAGTCATGAGAAAGTTGGTTCCACTTATCCCTAAAAAGATGTGGTTCTATTAAAGAATTAATGTTGCCAAATAAAGTGAACAAGCTAAATTCAAAGAAAGACAACTTAGAAAAAGTTCTAGAAACATATCAGGCAATACACCacatatttgaatcaaatgttctTCCGCAATACACCATTAAAACCGAAACATTGAAACATGTCAATCCGCAAACATACTTTCTCCCCGGGCTCGAAGCAGAGTGATTAATAATATAACCATTCCTAGGTATCACACCCTACACCATTATCTTAGCAGACCTGACATAGAGGCTGTCTACGACCTTGCCAATGTTGGAGATGGTTTCCAATGTTGTGGGGTAGATGGCATCGGTCTTGGGATCGTCAAATATAACGAGACATCCGGCACCCTGATCCAGAGTCCCTGCAAACTTCTTATCTAAAATCATCTGAGAAAGTTTCTTCTCCACATGGTCTACAGGCAGTTCAATGAGTTCGGCAATATGAGCGATCTCAACCCTTGAGAATGGCTCAATCAATCTGCAGAGATTCTGCTCCAGTAGAGTGTCATAGAGGGAAGAAAGGTGCCTGTGGACAATAGGATCTTCCTCTAGTTGAGCCTTGAAATCACAAAGAGCAATCTCGAAAAGCTTCAGGGAACGTTTTGCATGGGCATCAGCGACAGCTTTCATGGCATCAAGTTCAGGCCCCACGTATTGAAGCCCAGCTTTTGATGATATTATACCAGCAACATCATCAGCCTGGCTCACCATTATTTTGCACAACAGCATATACTTGAGGCTAAAGACAGCTCGAGGATCTTCAAGAGCATTGAAAGCTTCAAATGCTTCGAAGAAATAACTATAAGCAGTTTTATAGTCTTTCTCCTCTGCATGGAGGATTCCACTCTGCAAATCTATATTACCCTGTTGAGCTGGTGGGACATAAATCGCATTTGCTGCTGTTCTTGCAGCTGTTAAAGATGCCTTGGCTTTTGGAAGGTTTCGGAGAGAGAAATGAAGCTTACTCTCCAACAAGTCTATGTCCACAAGAAGCAGCTTGTCATCCAACCTTCTCACCTCCTTAATTAGGCCAGAAAGGAGATTAAGTGCTTCCGAGTACTCCTTGTTCTCCATCAAAAGGCCTGCAAGTTTAGCTTCAACTCGTTGGCGTAGGAAAGTTCGCTTCTCGGCACGAGTCCACTGCACCACTTCTTTGCAAAGAGAAATCTGGAGATCTGATGTTCCAGGTATTTTCGCTACATCATCAATTATACCACGAACAATTTTGGCAGTTTTTGCCTTTGGAATCAACGCAAAAAAGGGCCTCAATTGGGCCAGAAGACTTTTGAGCTCCTCTGCTCGGTTCTCTTGTCTGAGAAGATCAGACAGATTTGTTATGGCCTGCTCTTTAATCCGCACAGCATCAGGAGCAGATGAAGGATTTTGTAATACACGATAGAGGATTGAGATGGCTTCAGATGGTGTTTTGGCTTCTAGGGCCCGAGCAATTGAATCGGTGGTTGCTGGAAGATATGATGAAGACATTGTAATTCCAGATCCTGCAAAACCAACAAGTCAGTTTGACATAGATGAACttgcagaaataaaaaaattccattaCAAAAGGGATACAAGTATCCCAAGAAGTTACTACCTAATTTGACAGCATGGATTGTAGCCATTTTAGTCAATAAATCTTATACTAAACCAACCCACTGAATGCAGCAGTTGATGGGAATTTAAAAGACAAGCATCATCAAACAACTTGGCTTTTTGATAAAAACACAAGTATTCTTACAAAGCCAATTCCATACTTCAAAGGCCATAAAACAATTCatcctaaattttgaaaataaaaacttttcttGTTCAATCCCTTTGAACATGCATTGACGGTCTAGAAAATCGTTTGTCGTTCCATGTACCATGTTAGCTTCAACTACAAAGCATGTCGCTTGCTATTGGTATCAACCTATTGCAAATGAACAAGAATAAAAAGGCATATCAATATTTCCTGATCACCACTTGCCACTCAAATCTCATTGAAGTTGGCCTCAAATTACTATGGACAGCAATAAAGTTTCTCACAGAAGAAACAACAAATGCTAATTAGCACTAccaaaagtatatataaaccCTTATAGTTTTCAATAAAATGATGACAAATCAAAAGTGTCATAGTTTTCTTTGAGAAGTTTGAATATGAAAGATATTAGAAACCCAATTATTAGCTATTCAATGTTCTATTTATCGCTAATATGGAAAGAAAGAGCTAAGCCATCAATAGAAGCCCCGTTCGTTACCCGGACTTGCAATTTGGGGTGCAGTACCTGTGCCGACACGATCCGACACGGGACACGGGTCAGATCCGGCGAAAACCAGCGGACACGGAGGTGGGTGAGAACTGAGATGAGAGGAGAAGAAAACTGATTTGCAGAGACGACAGAGAAGGGTattcaaataaatgaacaaaaaaaattggagtaaccctatatttatatatgggTAAACTGCTCAGTTAGTCATTGtgctttcattttggttactTAAAATCACATGTTATAATTCATCCAATCTTCTGGacgcttttattttaataattcaagcGTTAAATATCTTATTACGATTGATTATATACTTAAATCATCTTTATAGTTTCATTTGCTCACCTAAATTTTGTgttgctttcattttggtcatatAAAAAAATCTTCTTTTAAGTGTTAATTGAGTGTTAATTGaggtaaaaaatatattaaagattaaAGTGAATAAttatagaaactaaaataatgtattaaaattattaaattatacttgTTTATCCCTTGCCAaaagttctattttttcaatattgaaaatttaaatttcagaatatcaaaatcaattaaataaattgtgaaatttttcTCTCTCCATAGTgtcaactcaaataactcatcTTTAATAATTGcctacaaaattcaaatttctttttattatatgatattaaatCTTTCTTATTAAGCTAAAcgcaaagaaaaaaatctttgtacttaattaaattaattaattttatcttccatgtcaaataaaatctaattttttcatTACTTCTTTACCCACACAAAAACAAGTAATTAATtgtaaggatttttttttatttttagcttaGCACGGAAGATTTGAgattacataattaaaataaacttaagtttcatagacaattattaaatataggGGTGAGCGTTCAATTGAATTGAGTCGAAAcgagtgaaaaaatttcgagttaatgactcatattttatcattctaactggatttgatttttttttcaaattgagtcaactgaaatgaaattc
The nucleotide sequence above comes from Gossypium raimondii isolate GPD5lz chromosome 13, ASM2569854v1, whole genome shotgun sequence. Encoded proteins:
- the LOC105783621 gene encoding 26S proteasome non-ATPase regulatory subunit 11 homolog — translated: MSSSYLPATTDSIARALEAKTPSEAISILYRVLQNPSSAPDAVRIKEQAITNLSDLLRQENRAEELKSLLAQLRPFFALIPKAKTAKIVRGIIDDVAKIPGTSDLQISLCKEVVQWTRAEKRTFLRQRVEAKLAGLLMENKEYSEALNLLSGLIKEVRRLDDKLLLVDIDLLESKLHFSLRNLPKAKASLTAARTAANAIYVPPAQQGNIDLQSGILHAEEKDYKTAYSYFFEAFEAFNALEDPRAVFSLKYMLLCKIMVSQADDVAGIISSKAGLQYVGPELDAMKAVADAHAKRSLKLFEIALCDFKAQLEEDPIVHRHLSSLYDTLLEQNLCRLIEPFSRVEIAHIAELIELPVDHVEKKLSQMILDKKFAGTLDQGAGCLVIFDDPKTDAIYPTTLETISNIGKVVDSLYVRSAKIMV
- the LOC105783944 gene encoding integrin-linked protein kinase 1 isoform X1 — its product is MNSGTSDGELAASGSSGRVSTTSSADKKKEKARVSRTSMILWHAHQNDAGAVRKLLEEDRALVNARDYDSRTPLHVASLHGWIDVAKCLLEYGADVNSQDRWKNTPLADAEGAKKHNMIELLKSNGGLSYGQSGSHFEPKPVLPPLPNKCDWEVDPSELDFSSSNIIGKGSFGEILKASWRGTPVAVKRILPSLSDDRLVIQDFRHEVNLLVKLRHPNIVQFLGAVTDKKPLMLITEYLKGGDLHQYLKEKGSLSASTAVSFALDIARGMAYLHNEPNVIIHRDLKPRNVLLVNSSADHLKVGDFGLSKLIKVQNCHDVYKMTGETGSYRYMAPEVFKHRKYDKKVDVFSFAMILYEMLEGEPPFSNYEPYEAAKYVAAGHRPSFRSKSYLPELRDLTDKCWAADMNQRPSFLDILKWLEKM
- the LOC105783944 gene encoding integrin-linked protein kinase 1 isoform X2; its protein translation is MIELLKSNGGLSYGQSGSHFEPKPVLPPLPNKCDWEVDPSELDFSSSNIIGKGSFGEILKASWRGTPVAVKRILPSLSDDRLVIQDFRHEVNLLVKLRHPNIVQFLGAVTDKKPLMLITEYLKGGDLHQYLKEKGSLSASTAVSFALDIARGMAYLHNEPNVIIHRDLKPRNVLLVNSSADHLKVGDFGLSKLIKVQNCHDVYKMTGETGSYRYMAPEVFKHRKYDKKVDVFSFAMILYEMLEGEPPFSNYEPYEAAKYVAAGHRPSFRSKSYLPELRDLTDKCWAADMNQRPSFLDILKWLEKM